The following DNA comes from Pirellulales bacterium.
GCTCGTCAATGGCCTACTGTACGGCACGACGGCCACCGGCGGCCCGACGGTGACTGGACAAGGTGGCACGGAAGGAAGCGGTGTTCTCTATTCTTTGTCGACCGTCGTGAACGCTTTTGACATTCTGCACACGTTTCGCATACCCGTCGGATTCCCTGCGACGACGGTGATTTCCGACGGTAGTGCGCTGTATGGAACCACCACCGCGAGCAATCCAGGCGCCATCTATCGCGCGAATGTCGATGGCACAGGGTTCGAAGTCCTGCACACGTTTGACACGACGAGCGGATCCTATTCTCTCGCTCCTTTGACATTGAGTGGATCAACGCTATACGGCACGACATCTGGGTTCTCTGCGCTCGGAAACAAGGACGGAACGATTTTCAGCATGGATACCGACGGTTCTGGATTCCAGGTGCTCCACACTTTTACTGGAACGAGCCAGCCAATAGCCCCGAGCGCCTTGCTCTTGATCGGCACGACCTTGTATGGAACGACACAACTCGGTGGCGCGAGTGGGGACGGAATGGTTTTCCGCATGAACGTCGACGGGAGTGGGTTTCAGGTGTTGCATTCTTTCTCAGGCGGTGACGGTGCTTCGCCGCTCACGGGACTTACCTATCTGAATTCTCACCTTTACGGCACGACCGAATTGGGTGGCACCCAGAACGATGGCGTCATCTTCAGTCTCAATCCGGACGGCAGTGGTTACGACGTGGTGCACTCGTTTTCTGGGAGCGACGGTAGCCAACCGCTGTCGGCGCTCGTTGGCGCTGGCTCGACTTTGTTTGGCACAACATCAACCGGCGGCGCGAATGGTGCTGGAACCGTGTTCGCAATCGTGGTTCCAGAGCCGCAGGGGCTACTCCTGTCCACACTTGCCGCGATTTGCGTCGTTGGTATCACGGCGCGAGGTTGGTGGCGACGCTAACAGGGCCGTCGCTATTTGCCGGTTGCCGTCCCGCCGATGTATTCGCGGCGACTTTGCTTATTCCCCGATTTTCTTCTCGATTTCGGTGACCATCGCGGCGACATCCTTGGTCTCAGCGCGCAAGGCTTTATAGACACTACGTTCGCCATCGTCTGGCAGGCTCGTCGCCCGCGATTTTCCAGGCGCTATTGGTCGACGATCCACCGCGGACATTGGGATGAGTGTAGAACACGTAGAAGCGTGTCCCCTTCGGCGCATGAACGTCGAACTCGATCGTCACG
Coding sequences within:
- a CDS encoding choice-of-anchor tandem repeat GloVer-containing protein, which produces MKFLAFALPIVFLVEHSFSSSFNRVHAVTFSTLVSMPGGQSAGPSGNIAFDGSYIYGTTDPAIVGAIGTVYRVAADGSSFETLHSFDYPLGGYEPTGVTLVNGLLYGTTATGGPTVTGQGGTEGSGVLYSLSTVVNAFDILHTFRIPVGFPATTVISDGSALYGTTTASNPGAIYRANVDGTGFEVLHTFDTTSGSYSLAPLTLSGSTLYGTTSGFSALGNKDGTIFSMDTDGSGFQVLHTFTGTSQPIAPSALLLIGTTLYGTTQLGGASGDGMVFRMNVDGSGFQVLHSFSGGDGASPLTGLTYLNSHLYGTTELGGTQNDGVIFSLNPDGSGYDVVHSFSGSDGSQPLSALVGAGSTLFGTTSTGGANGAGTVFAIVVPEPQGLLLSTLAAICVVGITARGWWRR